The genomic window GATGGCGCGCTCAGTTCCCCGTGTACGGCTAGTGGGAGAGGGCGTCAATGATATCGTGTCGGCCGATTTGGCCTTGCGTCAAGCCGAAGAGCAAGGTCTAGACCTGGTCATCGTTAGCGATAAATCTGACCCCCCAGTGGTCCGGATCCAGGACTTCAAAAAGCTGGAATACGAGAAAAAGAAGGCCCGCCAAAGTAAGGCTAAGACCTCAGAACTTAAAGAGATTCAGCTCAAGGTCAACATCTCTGATCACGACCTGCAGACCAAGGTGGCAGCCATCCGCCGCTTCCTCGAGCGCGGGGACAAGGTCAAGGTAACGGTCCGCCTGAAAGGGCGTGAGCGTGAGACTCCTGAGCGGGCTCAAGGTCTCATCACTAAGGTATCCGAGCTGGTTGAATGTAAGGTCAGTAAGCTTCCTGGTCCGATGACGATCGCGATTCTGGAAGCCGTTAAGTAAACCCAAATGTTTTGACTGTAGGGCTGCGAGAGAGGGGGGAGGAGTGTTCCTACTACCCCTGCTCGCAGCTTTTTCTCGCCTCCTTGACCGTTCGGGCAAAATCGTTTCTAATTGTACTAGGCTCCAATATTCAATCTAGTCGTCAAATGCGTGGCAGGATGCTGCGCCGCCCAGGCCATTAGGCCGTCTCTTGCTTTGAAGGCGTTAACTCCAGGGAGGACTCGGTCATGAAAAAGACGGCCGAAAACAGGTATCCGCATTCTGCGACGTTGTTTAAATTTTGCAAAGAGGCCCTTGAAATTCGCTACGAGGGCAACGTTAAGGTCATCGACCAAGACGTTGGGGCTATCCTCGGCTACGATCCAGCGGATTGCAGTCATTGGAAAAAGGGTAAGAAAAACATTCGCGCTCTATCGACGTTGCGTAGCATCGCCGATCATCTAGCGATCGATGAGCGCCTCCTGATCGACATTGCCTCGGGCAAGGTTGGGCTAGAGGAAGCCGTGTTTGAGTACCGTGGCTACGGCTCATTCGCACTGCAAGGTCGCAGCTTGGAAAATTTAAAGAAGGAATTCTTTAAAAATCCAACGCGCTGGCAAAACGAAGGCACGCAAAAGCCCTTCGAGGAAATCTTCGACACCGATCGCCCAAGCATTGTTAAAGCTGCCGAGGTAGTCATCAATGCTGGTAACTTCACGGAAGCGCCGGTCTACCTTCCCGAAGTTTATAAACTCTTTAACGGTATCAACTTGATCGCTGATGAGACGATTGACCGCGCTATCAAGATCGAGACCGAGGGTGCCGGTGATACATCGATCACGACGGTGCGTTACCGTGGTCCTGACATCAGGCCTTACGTCCGGTTCTTGCTGGCT from Deltaproteobacteria bacterium includes these protein-coding regions:
- a CDS encoding ImmA/IrrE family metallo-endopeptidase — translated: MKKTAENRYPHSATLFKFCKEALEIRYEGNVKVIDQDVGAILGYDPADCSHWKKGKKNIRALSTLRSIADHLAIDERLLIDIASGKVGLEEAVFEYRGYGSFALQGRSLENLKKEFFKNPTRWQNEGTQKPFEEIFDTDRPSIVKAAEVVINAGNFTEAPVYLPEVYKLFNGINLIADETIDRAIKIETEGAGDTSITTVRYRGPDIRPYVRFLLAKELFKHLTRTGHASFRHFVESPAELLEIQANIFAGLLLIPGKMLRKEVEVIDSSIDIIQQLAETFWTSKALMNQRLRDYMEHLD
- the infC gene encoding translation initiation factor IF-3 — its product is MDIFTRAMARSVPRVRLVGEGVNDIVSADLALRQAEEQGLDLVIVSDKSDPPVVRIQDFKKLEYEKKKARQSKAKTSELKEIQLKVNISDHDLQTKVAAIRRFLERGDKVKVTVRLKGRERETPERAQGLITKVSELVECKVSKLPGPMTIAILEAVK